The stretch of DNA CACTCTATTCAGCTTTGCAATTTAGGAAAAAAACAATTGGTGTACACTATTTATAATCagttcaaaagataaaagttaaaaatgactttgatataatatgataagataaaaagataaaagaaaagtagatATAAGTCTAgctataataaattatatgatatcatagataaaaataaaagggaTTAGTTTAGTTATAATAAATGGTATGATATgatagaaaaaagataaaagaaataataataggGTTAATGAGTATTTTAAGCGAGGAAAAGTTgatcattaaataataataactccAACTCTAGTTATCATATATTCTATATATTATATGCTTAGTTATCTACATTTCTGGATATGATATAAAGTGACACTtgtcctaattttatttttcatgtttcgattttaaacaactattttttttatcatattatcattttaattttttttccattatttttcttatagtattttattttattaactctAGAGATATGGTATGGAGAAGACAAAATTGACAATTCTTAGACTAGCTTTTTtataatcttaaaattataatgaataaattttttaaattattatatttttaaaataattgaattaatagtggtataagattattattaattattagtaatttattttaaaaatataagtatttaacgaaaaagagatagatgaatgattaaaagatataaacaattaaatgaaaaaaagagtacgtatattaaaaaagataaaaaacacgTCCCcttaatatattatgaaatatcttcagaatatttataaataacattttattatatttttaaaatattataatacaataattgattttctaatatttttaaaatataaacatttaactaaaaagaaataagatgaatgattaaaagataaaaacaattaaattttaaaaaagagtatgtatattaaaaaatatataacacacatatcattaatatattttaaaatatcttcaataaatttacaaataacatcttatcatattatcagattttattatatttccaaaatattatgatataataattaattatctaatattttaagatattataatataataattgattatataataatttataaatataatattaattacctTCAATTAATAAAACTTGTTTAACATATTTCTTTACTCATAACTTAAGAAATATACAAATCATTATTCTCTTAAGTGacttaaacatatatttttcttcaaaatttaaagCTTTTTCATTGAGGAAGTATCATTTTAGGTCAGAATGACAATGGGTTAGTTTGTcgttttttgatttttatatttgacccacaaaaataatttaggtggacatttataaatttcttttgtGATTTGAAAACTTATATGTGAGTTTAATCAAATATATTGAGTGAAACATTCTATTAtccttatatataattaattatgtaaagtaaaaatttatcttaataaataaataattatgaatgaGTTATGAACATCAAATGCATATTTAGTATATTGTTTCTAAAGTAATCAACTAAATGCATATGGAGCTAAGAACATGCTTAGTATAATTGATTATCCAAAGTGCATTATATTTGAATGtgatttttgtttaataaatttcacatattatattatgtcttaaatgtttacaaataatatatattgctATGCATAATAGAATAAGGTATGAGATATATATTTACATACAACTACATTTTGATTTTAAGTAATTTaactttcaaaaatattaataaaataagaatgaatGTGTTCAATACTGCCTAATAAAAgtgaaagtttaaattttattagagGAGTTAGTACTTCAAGCATCCTATATAGAAAGGATTGTTCGCATAATGCGATTATTGTAAAAGACCGGAccttacaaaagaaaaaaaaaaggttcaaTACTCAcccagaagaaaaaaaaaatttaatactcGACCagaacaaacataataaatatataattattatcgtgtgaatttaaattaaaatcatatatatcaaaatttcaaaacataaaatattataaattaagtaAAGTATGGACGAATACGTAACTCAGATTATAGTATCACGTAACTCAGATTGAAACATCAGGATatcatatatcaaaattaaatttcacgaCATCTTAAGAAAGAAACATATCTGATTGTAGCCGGGAGGACAAGTTCGAACCTTACTCGCGGGTTAAGGGAAGGAGTTGAAAAGCTTATGACTTTGTCTTGTATGCACGTACAATTCTTTAACAACATATATACAGCGGAAAGAATAGTCAGGACAGGATTGGTATAACGCCAATATAAATAGGATTATATCAAGTATTAAATCAAAAGATTGTTAGTCTTAAGGAATCCCTGTAGAATGTAGAAAGGGACAATCATCAAGCAAAGTTATTAATCAACGGAGAATTTAAACCATAATTTTACAGATACCATATCATTCATGaactaatttgattttttgcTCTCCTAACAAGCCGAGGTATTTGATCACATTCACATACCACTCCATCAACGGTGACCTTGCATGTCAAGCATTTCATCCAGTCGGTTCAGTCTCTCCAATCCCTCACTAATCAAGAAACGGATCCTTTGCTTGTCATTGCAGTTTCTATTATTTTCCATCTCTTGTCTGATTGTCTGTCTCAGTTCAGCTGCACAGTCCATTACATCAACCAATGTCATAAAACTTACATGCATGTATCAATGAACTGGAAATTTTTTAACACTCATTCTTAACACCAACAAGTAATTTTTggtgtaaaagaaaattaaaataaagtgagGATATCCATTCCTTTGGACCAACCTGAAACTAAGATAGATAAACTCTTATACATGATCCACgtgtatatattatttgtgCCCACAagtaaatttatcttatttaagaAGAGGCTTCTTTACAATTCCCTGGAACATGCATTGAAATATTCTTCTGGAAGACTTCTACCCTATTGTCCGTATCCTACTGTCTCAAACCAGAGAACATCAGGACTCATGCCTTGATTTACTGACCAGGTACCGAGTCTGTTTAGACAGGTTTTGAGAGTTTTTCAACTGAAAAAGTTCTGTATTCCTACTAGAGAGGCTCTCAGAAACTCTTTTAGCTTTGTTCCAAACAGACACTAAATAAGTGATAATAcatttttgttaagaaaataaatagtattCTATATGCAGTTCAATTGTTATACTAGTTTTTAGGagattttttcttcaagtagCTTAGTTGTTTTTAAACGCTATGAAGGAGGTTAGCTTCAGGTTATAGTACTTGGTTTGTTCCTATTGATATGGTCTGTTCTTTTGTACTAGCTTATCTAATTATCTAATAAGCATGCAGTCGTTAAATCTGAATAACAGAGGTTCGCACTTCTCATAACCTTTTTATTCTCAGTTATAAACAATTTTGCCTGTGTAGACAACAAAACGGCACAACAGTCAGAAAGTGTCACTGAAATTGTAAAACTGTGGACCAAAATTATGCTTTCAATTTTACCAACTTCAATTCACAGTTCAGAAACACATCTTCCTGAATATTCGTAAGTTtcattataaaactataaataatcGTATATAACATCAGAAGAATGTTGAGccatataattaagaatattcACCTCTGGCAGAAGAAGGGGCTCGACCAGAAATTCTCAATGCTTGTCTGTAAAGCCTCAAGACTCGAGCACGGAGAAGGAAGTCCTGCAGGTCCATTGAGAGAGAGGGAAACTATCCAGCCTCTTCCTAAACGGGTTGACATTtcagaaaacaacaaaacagtTATGATAATAACACATTCAGATGCAGAGTATGCATATTTCTTCATAACTCATCACTATTTTCATATATCAATTACAAAGTATAACCTGCGATGGCTACAGGTAAGATAAGAAACTAGATAGGGGATGAAGAGTTAATGACAGAAACTGCACTTAGTGAATACAGAGAAAACAAcgtttatataatttttcaaatcacaGTCTAAAGAATTGGAAAAGCATCATTAGCACACTTTCACAAACACATGGTGTGCGTTTCAACTATCGTACATGGCAAAACGTCTTAATGCTTGAAGGGGAAACAAAAAAAGTGGTGCAACATTCGTTCATTGCGCTGCGAGAAATGGTCGCATGAAATTGGCGGCAAGAGATAAGCCACGAAATtagaaaatggaagagaaaggtAATGTAACATACGAattgttttaatgtaagtttttaCAGAAAATACATGCAACCTGTTCTCCTCGCATGCGATAGCTCTGTCATTCATGGAAGAGTTGATTTTCTCGGTCTTGTAGATGCCCATTTCAAATGTGGACTTTTGCTTTCTGCACCCCCATAATTACCatctgcacctccaaaatttttgaaatgacattttatatttcatgcTTTATTTCATCTAATAATAAACATTGTTTTGAAATACTTATTATCGGAATACCTATCCTAAAATATCTGTAGAACaatctttctaatatatatgtatatattaactACACtattacaaaagataaaatatgttttgaattgAGCAATCCAATAACTTTTCATAATAAGCAGTccagaaagttaaaaaaaaaaaattaaattactgaatttcaaaatttgtttattatatagTAAGGAGGACAAAATTAGgatcacaacaaaatttggaggtACAGGAAGAAAACAATAAGGTGCATGAAGAAACCCCGGTTTAAGGTGTTTTATGTTGGGTCTATATTATGAAGGGTTGATTTTGATTACATTAATTTTGAGGGTTTTGAAAATGTAACAATggcaatgaaaaacaaaaagcaaCGTGGTGACATGTGATTCTCATAAACATAGAAACACATTAGATTCAGATCACAGATTTTTCCTTCTTCATTTGTAGTATGTAGCGACAACCCGTATTCGCTGTCATTGTCACTCAATTTTCGGTTTCAAATCcaataaactaattatttttctatatttgtaaggacttaacataaattaaattatttacattgtcgtccactttcttttttaaataaaggaaaacatctatactttttttaaattactcttATCCCCCATTTGAATcaataaataacttaatatatCACAAATCTAATCCAAGTTTTCTCTTCTTCATAGTCAATGCCTTCCAATTTTTTATTCGTTATGTGGCGGCTACCACTTTTATACTACTTTGATTTTCTATGTTAACACTTTTGAGAAATTTACATtggttttgatttttctttaaataaataaataaattgctTCCTTTTATTAATAATGGCATAATTCCTGaggtaatatttatttacttaactttctttatatatttagtcaCATTTATGATTCCAAATATGACGTCTTAATTAATGGTCAATAGAAAGTGGGTATTGGTTTGTTAGGTTGGAAAGGAGAAGGGCTGCATTCACTTCCACTTGATTAATCAAAGAATGTTTATGAATGCACCAAATTCTAAACTCAAGACAAATCAACATCATGCTACAAATGAGTCTAGATTCTTTTTGTTGATGTTACAAATGAGTCTAGATTCTCTTTGTTGATGTTTTCTTCTactgaatatttttatatactatgttagtattttaaatatcattataatatatttaaaatgtcaaaattaatgataattaatatattttgaagacataataaaagaataacataACAAAATCCAACAGAAAATCCAAATTCTATTACAAATACAATAGTCTATTAGAGAAGGAAAACTATTAGAGTTAATAAAttagtcatatatatatatatatatatatatatatatatatatatatatatatatatatatatatatatatatatatatatatatatatatatatatccaactTTCCACCCAAAACTTCAAATGAACAACTCATTgcttctatattttatttttctctaaaatacataattatagTTTTCTAATTTAAAGGTGCAAGAATCCATGGGAGTTTACTgcgatatttattttttatatcataaaagGATCTTAaaatctctttcttttcttttatattattttaatgtttgaaacaaacttaaaaaggaaaagtaaattttttatattattttcatgttttgttttaattgtgAATAAATTGTACTGTGATTCTGGTATTGAGGTAAACGAATCGTAAGTTTGAAAACCTTAGCAGACACATGTTCAACCAAACAGAAGTAGAATAAACATTAAATGACTTGACAGCATAAGCTaatcaaacaatattttagatttGCCGTTCTGAGATTATAATAACAATCAATTAAGTTAGtctataaaattaacaaaatagtCTCTGGATTGCGCATTAACCATCAAcgtcatcttttaaaatataatagtagGTCAAACTGGCTACTCAAGTTTAAAGAAAACTTAATTGTAAATCACAACAATGTCCTcttttatcaattataaaataacgtgCCTCCtgatttttaaataactaacaGTGAAGAGATAAATGTTCAAAAATTATACATGAATTTActgaaaacaattaaatgaaaaagaaaataaaggagttattagtataaaaatagtaaaataacagtataaataaccgataaaatcaatattaataaagGGGGTACAAGTTCTGAGACGAGTAACGTTAAATCccgaaaaacaaaacataaatgaaCATCATTAAAGGAATGGTCGTAGTGATCGAAAGTGTCGGTGGACATATTTAAGAAATTGCAGCCACCAACCAcgtcctttttatttttcattaatttttgttgttttgaaattttcccAGCAACCACCGTGGCTTTGAATATACAATTTTGTTTGCATATTTTCTTCGTACAAACAGTAAATAGAATAAGTAggataaataaatcaaatccatGATTTATGATTAACCATGTTTTCTATACACGAGGatgggaagaagaagaagaagaagaaggaaacaaAATACGCGTTCATGGATATGGTGGCAAAGGCACCAAGAACAGTGTTTGTTTGTAACCTAATTGTATGATGATGTGCAGTTTAGAGAATGAAAGAAATGAATGAAAAGAAACCTAAAAATGTGAATCATTTGGCCGTGAGCACAGGATTCAACTGAAGAGGCCTAGGTGCTGCCATGGTTCTTCTCTTCCACAGATTAATCTCTTTCCGAGGCTGCACACTAAGCAAAGGAGCACCACCAGCGCCGAGAGGAGCAGAGAAAGGGATCACCACATCATCCTCTGCATCGCTCTCCACTCTATCATCGTTGTCCGAATAGCAATCCCTTTCCTCGGGCGCAATCTGGGCCTTCCAATCGAAATTCGAAAAAGTCTCACGCCCACTTGCAAATCGCCTCATGTGACCCAACGGCGGCGCTCTGTCGTCGCCTGCATCAGATTGTTTCCTCGCCGCCGCAGCTTTCGGTTTCCCCGCGGGGAACAACATCCTCTGAAACTTGGTACGCTGTTTCTTTTCGTCTCTGGGAGTGGTGGAAGACGCGGTTTCTGTGGCGCGTGTGGGCATGGACATGGTCTTTGGCCCTCCCTTTTTAATGTGCTTCTTCTTGTGCTTGATCTGTCCCATGCAGGAGATTTTGGGCGATGTGGGCTCTTGAGTTTCGGCGCCGCCATCCCTGGGTTTTCTTCTAGCCTCGTCGGGAATCATGGGGCCGGAGAAGAAGCTTTTTCCGGCATGGGTCTTGAACTTGTGATCCCGGCCAGGGCTGAAGGGAGGGTTCTGGAATGTCACTGCTGCTGCAGCTTTTGGCAGTATCTTCAAGATCCTGCTCTTCAGCTTTGACTGTTTATTCTCTTTCTCCATGGATTCAAATCTGCGAGAtgtcaagaaaaaaattgtttgaaatgGAACCAGGAGGAACTGTGTTGTATTTATACGCGCTGAGGGAAATTAGCAGGGAAAACCGTAACTTGTGACATGCGTGTGGAAGTAGGAAGGGAGGGTTTGGTTTTGGTATTATGATATGCCTCTGACGTTAGCGTGTTTTTGACCTTGTCAATAATGGTGGGAGAGTAAGACAGTGAAAGCGCTTGGTCAAATAAAATCGCTGTGACTTACTACGTAGGAAACACATACGAAACACCGTTTTTGGTCTTTCGTTTAAGTCACATGTATCAAATAACATCATGTGACTTTTACTGTCTCGTAACATATGCAAACACAGGTTACTGTTAACGCAGattgtatatattttcttaattatttttggtaaatATTCAATTTCGGTGTCATTTGAATTTCAGCACTCTAATCCTtggaataattataataactatggtggatTTTTTTGCTTAACaaatatttgttcatttttaacTTACAAGGTATAGTCTTCAATTACTTTCAGAGAAAGGTATCTCCTTCTATAAATTACTCATATGAGTCAAATCAAATCTCTTTACACCAACAAAAAATAACTCCATGTTAATCCGAGTTTATTTGGCTTCACACGACAAGTTTTGGGTCAAACATTAGATAGCAATGAACACAAGGTTTTGGTGAAATAAGACAAACTTTGTATTTGCCATCGCTGCATAAACGTGGCAGGAAAAGTGGAACATGATATGTTaaactatttttctaatttcGTAATGGGTTGCaagtaaaataaatgtattataaatttacagatatatttattttatgtttaactcATTAGTTTAACCTAGTATACTTTTTAAATACGAGATTAAAAATTCAGACGGTTTGTAATTTTTCTATCGTCAACTTGTgagtgtgtatatatattataaagataaaaaaaaaatagtatcaGAAAAGGTTACCAACCTCATGCTGTGTCAGTTGACGAGGATGATAGGGACGTGGAGAGTTGAAACAATTGTGCATGCCAAATAAGACAGTTTATGTTATATAAACAACAATAATAGTAGAtactaacaatatttttttccgCGGTAGAAGTGAAACTTtaacaataagaaaaatataaacacgTTTTCTTCAGTtctatttctttaaaatattatttgtaacttTTAATAAGCACTACaagtatttctttttctaatctACACTGGTACAAACCGTGTATTCTGActgtaaaaataacttttaaaagaCAAACGATTAAAATAGATTAAGTGTCATTTTAAACACTGAAAATTAGGCAAAATTGTAATTTCCTCtgtacattttaatttttaaattgcaATTGGGCCTTTAAGACAGATATGGAAACCACATTGTGATGCTGTTGCTTCCAGCATCCATAATTACTACCTATACTCACACTGCCAATGTTTTCTAAATTGGGCCGAAAAGCCCGAATATAAGATAAATGTGTCGAGTGAGTTAGAtagaattaatatatatatatatatatatatattttttaatttaatgagaaataaataaacagtGTGTTCCGAGGGAGAAAGAGCGAAGAGAAATGGTAGGAAGGGTGCAAGAATGGCGATGCGTTTGGAATTGGATTCATCGCCGGAATTGGAGATGCAGTCAGCAGCGTCTCTTGCACGACGGCCCAGACACCGTAGAGGAGCTACTCGACAGGCACCTCgtcaaaaccaaaaacaaaaacgaTAACGATCACGACGAGTTCGAGAATCGGAGGAAACTCACCAGCACTCGCCGCGAAGCGCTCAGTCTGTACCGTGACATTCTTCGGGCCACCCGATTCTTCGTGTGGCCCGATTCGAGAGGCGTCATCTGGCGCGACGTACTCAGACAAAATGCCCGAACGGAATTCGAACAGGCCCGCTTCGAAACCGACCCGGAAATCGTAACCCGTCTGCTTATCGGGGGACGCGAAGCCCTACACTCCGCTATCGACAAGCTCGCCGAGAAGCATAGACATCACATTCAGAAAGATAATCCCTCTGATTCCCATCCACGCTGATTCATAAGGTAGTCAAGTTACGCAATTTTTCACTTCCGAATTTCTGTCAATTTTATTGTACCTTAATTACCCGGGGTTGCACGTAATATTGTATTGTTCGAGAATCAACTTGCAAAGCATAAGTGTGTACTGAAATTACTTTTACGCCTTTTAGAAGAAAAGCCATACAAGGTTTTGCGTTTCACAAGTGATTCTATCTGGTGCAGCAGGGAAACTAGTACAAGACGTAACAGAATATTGTTAGCGATTAGCTGAACTTTAGTTTGTCATAGTTATTATTCAGCATTTGTTTCTCATCATGCTCATAAATTCCTCATAGCTAATTTTCCCATCCTGCAAAATCAAGCCCAATCTACTGTTAGTCACAATTCACATGACCAGCAGAAATAGGAGAGAGTAACCTTGCTACTCACTTTGTCAGAATCTACATCCTCAAATACTCCATCTATCGCAGCTTCATCTCCCATTTGGTGTTCTGTGATAGCTTCCCTAAGTTCATCACCTGTTATATAACTATTCAAATGGaaactttatttcaattaaGCAAGAATTAATAAGATTCAAAACTAAAAGATAGACGAAAATCTTGTATCTGTATTTTGTGTACCAGACCAACTTCCGCTTCCTTTCAAGACCTTACTAAACTCATTAAGTGATCTAATTGTATATATTAGGATTAAGCTTGTAAAATTAATGAACTGAAGACTAACCCCTTGTCATCCTTGTCAAAGTATTGAAAAGCCTTGAACAAATTCCCCCCCTTCTCCAGTTTGTGTGGATCCATGGTTGCAGCAATGAATTGACAGTAGTTAATTGTTCCACTTTTGCCATCACCAATCTGACAGTGTTCGTGAAGAAGAAAGATTATATAGCACAATTTAGTCTTgcttaataaatagaaaaaaagctttaaatattttatttttcttattaccGTGGATTGAACTTACAGCATTCAATAGCTGCCTTATTTCAGATTCACTAGGCAGGGAACCCAATCGGGATAATCCAGATTTGAGTTCTTCAAATGTGATAGTGCCACTGTTATCAGTATCCATATTGTTGAACATTTGTCTCAGGCCCTTTGTTTCTTCCTCTGAAAGATTTTCTGCTATTACCTTCCATGttcagaaataaaaaattctattaGTCAAAGTGTATTTTACTCTTCACCTCAATTTTTGCCGTACCAAGAAAGTGTAACAcgattttttataataaaactttcaCTTTTGCGTGGTATTTGatcatttatttgattaaatttgaTGCATGACTGAAAAATTTGACGGACCTTCATGGCAAGCTTCTTCATCTGGTTCATTGCTTTGAATTGTTCCATCCTATTTAAAACAGCATTGTCTTCATGCTTTTCTGATGCTTCACCACCTTCTTTCAACCATGGATGTTCTGGTTCAAACATATAATGTGATTTACTTGAATATTTAAAGTTGGTAATACTGTTTGTTAATTAACATGTATATCTGAGAGATAATAGTTAAAACTCTGCATTGCCTATTACAAAAGACTTCTGGTGTGAGAAAAGGGGTGATGAAAGAATCAATCACTGTTATCTGAAACTAGTAAAACTACCAAAACTTGGcaacaataacacaaatttACCAAGGGCCTCAGCAGCTGTGATCCGTTCCTTAGGGTCATAAGTAAGCATTTTTCTGATCAAATCTTTTGCAGCATCTGATGTAGAAGGCCATGGCTCGCTATCCATATCTAACTTACCACCCAAAACTTCAACAAACACGCCTTTCTCGGTTTCTGAAACCCACACACAAGTCACTAAATCAAGAAAAACACAGCTAAAACATGTGCTTATGTACTAATCAACGTTTCAGAATCATAAAATCATGAACCAGAGTTAACATACAGGGAACAAAGACTTGCATAGTTTCATAATCTTTACTAAATTTCTGTCAATGACTTGAATcataaacaaaatttctaaatgTTGTAAATGATGATTTAAATTTCTTGGTGCTACTGTGAAGCAGATCAGAGTGGTGCATGCGTTGTACTTACCAGCCCAAAATGGAGGCACCCCACTTAAGAGAATGTATAAAATGACTCCTGCATTCCAAACATCTATCTCCTTTCCGTAATTCCGTTTCAAAACCTCTGGAGCCACGTAATATGCATTTCCAACAATATCTTTATACACCTCACCTGTGCAATTATTTAGTATTATCAGGTAAAAAAAGTTGTGATGATAAAGAATGAAGAGAATGAATGTGCATGATAACCAGTGTGAAAGAAGACAGAGGATCCAAAATCCGTGAGTTTCAAAGGGGCATCCTCGTCCTTGGTCGCGAACAAGAAATTCTCTGGCTTGAGGTCTCGATGCATCACACCCATGAAATGGCACACGTGGACCACCTTCACAATCTGTCTCATCACTGTGGCTGCTTCACGCTCCGAGTGTCTTCCCTTTGTAACAACACGGTGAAAGAGTTCACCTCCACTGCACAACTCCATCACCAGATGCACCTTCTCCCTGTCCTCATAAGCTTCCTTGAACTCCACTATGTTATGTTGCCCTGAAAGATGCTGCAGAATCATAACCTCTCTTCTAACATTCTCAACTTCTTGTGGACCCTTCTTTGCGATGGATTTGCATGCATAGGCAATTCCTGTGGCTTTCTCTACGCACAGATAAGTCACGCCAAACTTGCCTCTT from Vigna unguiculata cultivar IT97K-499-35 chromosome 8, ASM411807v1, whole genome shotgun sequence encodes:
- the LOC114195274 gene encoding uncharacterized protein LOC114195274 → MDLQDFLLRARVLRLYRQALRISGRAPSSARAELRQTIRQEMENNRNCNDKQRIRFLISEGLERLNRLDEMLDMQGHR
- the LOC114193545 gene encoding calcium-dependent protein kinase 29-like isoform X1, translated to MGVGFSKVLTHTTDDEIPISSTDSAPQLTYKQPRKNLLFPRPLLPPAMPTQCSSQTEPVLGKPYVKIKHMYEMKKELGRGKFGVTYLCVEKATGIAYACKSIAKKGPQEVENVRREVMILQHLSGQHNIVEFKEAYEDREKVHLVMELCSGGELFHRVVTKGRHSEREAATVMRQIVKVVHVCHFMGVMHRDLKPENFLFATKDEDAPLKLTDFGSSVFFHTGEVYKDIVGNAYYVAPEVLKRNYGKEIDVWNAGVILYILLSGVPPFWAETEKGVFVEVLGGKLDMDSEPWPSTSDAAKDLIRKMLTYDPKERITAAEALEHPWLKEGGEASEKHEDNAVLNRMEQFKAMNQMKKLAMKVIAENLSEEETKGLRQMFNNMDTDNSGTITFEELKSGLSRLGSLPSESEIRQLLNAIGDGKSGTINYCQFIAATMDPHKLEKGGNLFKAFQYFDKDDKGYITGDELREAITEHQMGDEAAIDGVFEDVDSDKDGKISYEEFMSMMRNKC
- the LOC114193546 gene encoding uncharacterized protein At1g76070, coding for MEKENKQSKLKSRILKILPKAAAAVTFQNPPFSPGRDHKFKTHAGKSFFSGPMIPDEARRKPRDGGAETQEPTSPKISCMGQIKHKKKHIKKGGPKTMSMPTRATETASSTTPRDEKKQRTKFQRMLFPAGKPKAAAARKQSDAGDDRAPPLGHMRRFASGRETFSNFDWKAQIAPEERDCYSDNDDRVESDAEDDVVIPFSAPLGAGGAPLLSVQPRKEINLWKRRTMAAPRPLQLNPVLTAK
- the LOC114193545 gene encoding calcium-dependent protein kinase 29-like isoform X2, whose amino-acid sequence is MGVGFSKVLTHTTDDEIPISSTDSAPQLTYKQPRKNLLFPRPLLPPAMPTQCSSQTEPVLGKPYVKIKHMYEMKKELGRGKFGVTYLCVEKATGIAYACKSIAKKGPQEVENVRREVMILQHLSGQHNIVEFKEAYEDREKVHLVMELCSGGELFHRVVTKGRHSEREAATVMRQIVKVVHVCHFMGVMHRDLKPENFLFATKDEDAPLKLTDFGSSVFFHTGEVYKDIVGNAYYVAPEVLKRNYGKEIDVWNAGVILYILLSGVPPFWAETEKGVFVEVLGGKLDMDSEPWPSTSDAAKDLIRKMLTYDPKERITAAEALEHPWLKEGGEASEKHEDNAVLNRMEQFKAMNQMKKLAMKVIAENLSEEETKGLRQMFNNMDTDNSGTITFEELKSGLSRLGSLPSESEIRQLLNAIGDGKSGTINYCQFIAATMDPHKLEKGGNLFKAFQYFDKDDKG
- the LOC114193545 gene encoding calcium-dependent protein kinase 29-like isoform X3, with translation MGVGFSKVLTHTTDDEIPISSTDSAPQLTYKQPRKNLLFPRPLLPPAMPTQCSSQTEPVLGKPYVKIKHMYEMKKELGRGKFGVTYLCVEKATGIAYACKSIAKKGPQEVENVRREVMILQHLSGQHNIVEFKEAYEDREKVHLVMELCSGGELFHRVVTKGRHSEREAATVMRQIVKVVHVCHFMGVMHRDLKPENFLFATKDEDAPLKLTDFGSSVFFHTGEVYKDIVGNAYYVAPEVLKRNYGKEIDVWNAGVILYILLSGVPPFWAETEKGVFVEVLGGKLDMDSEPWPSTSDAAKDLIRKMLTYDPKERITAAEALEHPWLKEGGEASEKHEDNAVLNRMEQFKAMNQMKKLAMKVIAENLSEEETKGLRQMFNNMDTDNSGTITFEELKSGLSRLGSLPSESEIRQLLNAVSSIHDW
- the LOC114193547 gene encoding uncharacterized protein LOC114193547, with amino-acid sequence MVGRVQEWRCVWNWIHRRNWRCSQQRLLHDGPDTVEELLDRHLVKTKNKNDNDHDEFENRRKLTSTRREALSLYRDILRATRFFVWPDSRGVIWRDVLRQNARTEFEQARFETDPEIVTRLLIGGREALHSAIDKLAEKHRHHIQKDNPSDSHPR